The following are encoded in a window of Planctomycetaceae bacterium genomic DNA:
- a CDS encoding glycerate kinase: protein MKIIIALDSFKSSLTAVEACETVSDAIVSEYQAVKTVLKPMADGGEGTAKAMLAARGGRWIEKKVTGPLANMEVDAGFAWFDKQKEALVEMATASGIELLTPQQLNPLLATTFGTGQLIKAAAEFGAQKILLAVGGSATVDCGIGAAMALGWEFLDSNNESVGFGGKALQQVRKIIKPQSLKLPPIEVLCDVKNPLCGNNGAARIFGPQKGATPEMVEELERGMLNIANIIKKATDTDIKNIPGTGAAGGLAAGAMAFMNAKLVSGVDTIIKEIQLEKEMADADWIITGEGCFDHQSLKGKVVSGIMNIAKSTKTKIAVIAGSVLLKKNEYQKHGIETAIGCRKDGMTLEYAITNGRKLLEAASLEFAKKNL from the coding sequence ATGAAAATAATTATCGCACTGGATTCATTTAAATCGAGTTTGACCGCAGTGGAAGCCTGCGAAACTGTTTCTGACGCTATCGTTTCAGAGTACCAGGCCGTGAAAACGGTATTAAAGCCGATGGCTGACGGCGGCGAAGGAACAGCGAAAGCTATGCTTGCCGCAAGAGGCGGCAGATGGATAGAAAAAAAAGTAACCGGGCCGCTTGCGAACATGGAAGTTGACGCGGGGTTCGCCTGGTTCGATAAGCAAAAAGAAGCTCTTGTCGAAATGGCGACCGCCAGTGGTATCGAGCTTTTAACGCCTCAACAGCTTAATCCTCTTTTGGCAACCACTTTCGGAACAGGCCAATTAATTAAAGCCGCCGCCGAGTTTGGTGCGCAAAAGATTTTGCTCGCTGTCGGCGGAAGCGCGACAGTTGACTGCGGCATTGGCGCCGCGATGGCTTTGGGCTGGGAATTTCTCGATTCAAATAATGAATCTGTTGGCTTCGGCGGCAAGGCGTTACAGCAGGTAAGAAAAATTATTAAACCGCAATCGCTGAAACTGCCTCCGATAGAAGTTTTGTGCGATGTTAAGAATCCTCTTTGCGGCAATAACGGCGCGGCAAGAATTTTCGGCCCGCAAAAAGGCGCAACGCCTGAAATGGTGGAAGAACTCGAACGCGGTATGCTGAATATCGCGAACATTATAAAAAAAGCGACAGATACGGATATTAAAAACATTCCAGGCACAGGCGCAGCAGGCGGCTTGGCGGCTGGCGCGATGGCCTTTATGAATGCCAAACTTGTTTCAGGCGTTGATACAATAATTAAGGAAATACAATTAGAAAAAGAAATGGCCGACGCGGATTGGATTATCACCGGTGAAGGCTGTTTTGACCATCAGTCCTTAAAAGGCAAAGTCGTTTCCGGCATTATGAATATCGCCAAAAGCACAAAAACCAAAATCGCTGTTATCGCCGGTTCAGTTCTGCTGAAAAAAAATGAATACCAAAAGCACGGCATCGAAACAGCAATCGGCTGTCGAAAAGACGGAATGACTCTTGAGTACGCCATTACAAACGGCAGAAAACTGCTTGAGGCCGCGTCGCTCGAGTTTGCGAAAAAGAATCTTTAA
- a CDS encoding glycoside hydrolase family 130 protein, with protein sequence MSIKGENLPNIPWQDRPKGCSDVVWRYSNNPVIPRDLIPCSNSIFNSAVVPYKGAFAGVFRVDSKSRNMRIHAGSSKDGFNFQIDPEPIKLICEDPEISNFIESYDPRVCWIEDRYYVTWCNNYHGYTIGMAYTYDFKKYYQMENSFLPFNRNGVLFPRKINGKYLMLSRPSDTGHTPFGDVFISASPDMVHWGCHRHVISPKRDKLTWQCTKVGAGPIPIETSEGWLMFYHGVLTSCNGFVYQMGAALLDLEKPWKVIYRSKDYLLNPRTIYECVGDVPNVVFPCASLQDPATGRIAIYYGCADTVTGLSFCYADEVFDYLKNNSEL encoded by the coding sequence ATGAGTATCAAAGGTGAAAATTTACCGAATATCCCATGGCAGGACAGACCAAAGGGCTGTTCTGACGTTGTTTGGCGTTACAGCAATAATCCGGTTATTCCAAGAGACCTCATTCCATGTTCAAACAGTATCTTTAATAGTGCGGTTGTTCCTTACAAAGGCGCTTTTGCAGGCGTTTTTCGCGTGGACAGCAAGTCAAGAAATATGCGAATTCATGCCGGCAGCAGCAAAGACGGTTTTAATTTTCAGATTGACCCGGAACCAATCAAATTAATTTGCGAAGATCCGGAAATTTCAAACTTCATCGAAAGTTATGACCCGCGAGTCTGCTGGATAGAAGACAGATATTACGTAACGTGGTGCAACAACTATCACGGCTATACAATAGGAATGGCATACACCTACGATTTCAAAAAATATTATCAAATGGAAAATTCATTTTTGCCGTTCAATCGAAACGGCGTTTTGTTCCCACGCAAAATCAACGGCAAATATCTAATGCTGTCGCGTCCGAGTGATACAGGTCATACACCTTTCGGCGATGTATTTATCAGTGCAAGTCCTGACATGGTTCACTGGGGCTGCCACAGACATGTTATCTCACCAAAACGCGATAAATTAACCTGGCAGTGCACAAAGGTTGGTGCCGGCCCAATCCCAATCGAAACTTCCGAAGGCTGGCTGATGTTCTATCACGGCGTGCTGACAAGCTGTAACGGTTTTGTTTATCAGATGGGTGCCGCTTTGCTCGATCTTGAAAAGCCGTGGAAGGTTATCTATCGCAGCAAAGATTATCTGCTCAATCCGCGCACAATTTATGAATGCGTTGGCGATGTTCCGAATGTTGTCTTTCCGTGCGCTTCACTGCAGGACCCGGCAACAGGCAGAATCGCGATTTATTACGGCTGCGCTGACACTGTTACAGGTTTGTCGTTCTGTTACGCGGATGAAGTTTTCGATTATCTGAAAAATAATTCAGAACTGTAA
- a CDS encoding NAD-dependent malic enzyme: MTKQITEMVKESWQERYHASQIYTLRCKLDDTPGMLGKAITAIGQTQTQIGNISTAGVEDTAKVRDIQVYCSKKEQLEQVVKSIKAVKGLEVLSVVDDVLEMHRRGAIEIKSRIPINTLTDLRMLYTPGVAFVCTKIVEDPSSAWEYTGLCDRVAVVTNGTAVLGLGSIGVVPSLPVMEGKAAIFAEFANISAVPILVDSKDPEKVIETVCAIASSFGAIQLEDISAPTCFEIEKKLQDRLDIPVMHDDQHGTATVLLAALMNALKKTRRNAKDCKVIMLGAGAAGVAITKILLKFGVKDIVVYDSCGAIYRGRTEKMNVHKQQLAEITNKENQKCSLLEGFMGKDIFIGVAQPNAVSKEMIAAMAKDALVFPLSNPVGEITVKEALDAGAAVAADGRTINNALAYPGLFRGALNVKAKDITVDMQLAAARTLAEISPEGSLLPDILDRETHRRVIKAVEQAYKE, encoded by the coding sequence ATGACGAAACAAATTACAGAAATGGTAAAAGAAAGCTGGCAGGAGCGTTATCACGCTTCGCAGATATATACTTTAAGATGCAAACTTGACGACACGCCGGGCATGCTCGGAAAAGCGATCACGGCAATTGGTCAAACCCAAACGCAAATCGGAAATATAAGTACCGCAGGCGTTGAAGACACGGCCAAAGTTAGAGACATACAGGTTTATTGTTCGAAAAAAGAGCAGTTGGAACAGGTAGTCAAAAGTATAAAAGCAGTCAAAGGGCTGGAAGTTTTGAGTGTTGTTGACGATGTTTTGGAAATGCACCGGCGCGGCGCTATTGAAATTAAAAGCAGGATACCGATTAATACCCTGACGGATTTGCGAATGCTTTACACGCCGGGCGTTGCGTTTGTCTGCACGAAGATTGTCGAAGACCCGTCTTCTGCATGGGAATACACAGGCCTTTGCGATAGAGTCGCGGTTGTAACCAATGGCACGGCCGTTTTGGGTTTGGGAAGTATTGGCGTTGTTCCTTCACTGCCGGTTATGGAAGGCAAAGCAGCTATCTTCGCGGAGTTTGCGAACATCAGCGCGGTGCCGATTCTTGTCGATTCCAAAGACCCGGAAAAAGTTATTGAAACAGTATGTGCGATAGCAAGCAGCTTCGGCGCAATACAGCTGGAGGACATTTCCGCGCCGACTTGTTTCGAGATAGAAAAGAAATTACAGGACAGACTCGATATTCCGGTAATGCACGACGACCAGCATGGCACGGCAACTGTTTTGCTCGCGGCCTTGATGAATGCGTTGAAGAAAACACGCAGAAACGCCAAAGACTGCAAGGTTATAATGCTCGGCGCAGGTGCTGCCGGCGTTGCGATTACGAAAATCCTCCTGAAATTCGGCGTAAAGGACATTGTAGTGTATGATTCCTGCGGAGCTATTTATAGAGGCCGCACGGAAAAGATGAACGTTCATAAACAGCAGTTGGCCGAAATTACAAATAAGGAAAACCAGAAGTGCAGTTTGCTCGAGGGGTTCATGGGCAAGGATATTTTCATCGGCGTTGCACAGCCGAACGCGGTTTCAAAAGAGATGATTGCCGCAATGGCCAAAGACGCACTTGTTTTTCCGTTGAGTAATCCTGTCGGCGAGATAACGGTTAAAGAAGCGTTGGACGCCGGCGCAGCGGTCGCCGCTGACGGCAGAACGATAAATAACGCATTGGCGTACCCCGGCCTTTTCAGAGGCGCTCTTAATGTCAAAGCCAAAGACATCACAGTGGATATGCAGTTGGCCGCCGCACGTACGCTGGCGGAAATATCGCCGGAAGGTTCGCTACTGCCGGATATTCTCGATAGGGAAACACATCGCAGAGTTATTAAAGCTGTCGAACAGGCTTACAAAGAATAA
- a CDS encoding MFS transporter produces the protein MQVVLDKQTDSDIEQHRERGIKFLCIATAAVGFTLTLQIALNANFVVQEMNLSGFQQGVLEMFRESCGIFALGILALLAGLAEPLIGAVMLLFLAVGLGSYCYVHNYFWLIISSLVWSQGLHIWMPLPNSMGLALAEPGCQGRRIGQIQAAGAAGSGLGLVVALVLDFAGVQIRPLYIIAGAAALIAAVACLYIPRQIRSEKPKLVIRHKYGLYYLLNFLEGWRKQIFLAFAGFLLVKVHGTALSTILLLWLIVQSIGWFSSHAVGRLIDKIGERKLLIFYYACLTIFFIGYAVIRNKYVLYGIFLVDNAFFVFAMALTTYVDRLAPPNEKTMTLSMGVAMNHVAAVTMPLVGGIAWKYLGYQWTFLIGSAAAAASIFAVVHIPEHTHQNAQPVAAVTVSPLAGGEPD, from the coding sequence ATGCAGGTTGTATTGGACAAACAAACTGATTCTGACATCGAACAGCATCGGGAAAGAGGCATTAAATTCCTCTGTATCGCCACGGCGGCCGTGGGATTTACATTAACCCTTCAGATTGCGCTCAACGCAAATTTTGTAGTACAGGAAATGAATCTTAGCGGCTTTCAACAGGGTGTTCTGGAAATGTTCCGCGAAAGCTGCGGGATTTTCGCATTGGGAATTCTGGCTCTGCTTGCGGGGCTGGCAGAACCTTTGATAGGAGCAGTTATGCTTCTTTTCTTAGCCGTCGGGCTTGGCAGTTATTGTTATGTGCACAACTATTTCTGGCTGATAATCTCAAGCCTTGTCTGGAGTCAGGGACTGCATATATGGATGCCTCTTCCAAATTCGATGGGGCTTGCTCTGGCAGAACCTGGTTGTCAGGGACGGCGTATCGGCCAGATTCAGGCGGCAGGCGCGGCGGGTTCAGGTCTTGGACTTGTAGTTGCACTGGTTCTCGATTTTGCGGGGGTGCAAATTCGACCGCTGTATATCATCGCAGGCGCGGCTGCATTAATCGCTGCGGTTGCGTGTTTGTATATCCCCAGACAAATCAGAAGTGAAAAACCCAAACTGGTAATCAGACACAAGTACGGCCTTTACTATCTGCTTAATTTTCTTGAAGGCTGGCGAAAGCAGATATTTTTGGCGTTCGCGGGGTTTCTGCTGGTCAAAGTTCACGGCACTGCCCTGTCAACGATTCTCCTGCTATGGCTCATCGTGCAATCAATAGGATGGTTCAGTTCCCATGCGGTCGGCAGGCTCATCGACAAAATCGGCGAACGCAAACTGCTTATATTCTACTATGCCTGCCTGACAATTTTCTTTATCGGATACGCAGTCATACGGAACAAGTATGTCCTCTACGGAATATTTCTTGTGGACAATGCGTTTTTTGTATTTGCGATGGCCTTGACAACCTACGTCGACAGGCTCGCACCGCCAAACGAAAAGACTATGACTTTAAGCATGGGTGTGGCGATGAATCATGTCGCGGCAGTTACAATGCCGCTTGTCGGCGGAATAGCGTGGAAATATCTGGGCTACCAATGGACATTCCTAATTGGCTCGGCTGCGGCTGCGGCCAGTATCTTCGCGGTGGTACACATTCCAGAGCACACTCACCAAAACGCCCAGCCGGTTGCTGCTGTTACTGTCAGTCCGCTTGCCGGCGGTGAACCGGATTAA
- the xseB gene encoding exodeoxyribonuclease VII small subunit produces MTEKTENKDEKNITFEQALKKLSDIVGKIEAGQIPLEQSLTQYEEGMELIKYCRGILEKAEKKIEEITK; encoded by the coding sequence ATGACAGAAAAAACTGAAAATAAAGACGAAAAGAACATAACTTTTGAGCAGGCTCTCAAGAAGTTGAGCGATATAGTCGGCAAAATCGAGGCCGGACAGATTCCGCTCGAGCAGAGTTTAACGCAGTATGAAGAGGGCATGGAGTTGATTAAGTACTGCCGCGGCATTCTGGAAAAGGCCGAAAAGAAAATCGAAGAAATTACTAAGTAG
- a CDS encoding TRAP transporter large permease subunit, translating into MTAKSKCHAIVLFVTLFCFIIPDCLANDGWKQMEKILNRIKHPVFPDKDFNITNYGAVSNGKTDCTQAFKKTIEAASNAGGGRVVVPTGEFLTGAIHLKSNINLHLSEGSVIKFSDDPNMYLPAVFTRWEGLECMNYSPLIYAYKQKNIAITGKGTLDGNGETFTFKQTVKMLLEAAGPMLLIFIAIGGILLGWFTPTEASAVAVLYSFILAVPIYREVKLKELPQMLLQTGVTTSVVFLLIGTSMAMSWIMALENLPQNISEALIGKIVKSCKNQGL; encoded by the coding sequence ATGACTGCCAAATCAAAGTGCCATGCTATCGTTTTATTTGTTACCCTTTTTTGTTTTATCATTCCTGATTGTCTTGCTAATGATGGTTGGAAACAAATGGAAAAAATACTTAACAGAATCAAGCATCCGGTCTTTCCCGACAAGGATTTTAATATTACAAATTACGGCGCCGTCAGCAATGGCAAAACTGATTGCACACAGGCTTTCAAAAAAACTATCGAAGCCGCAAGCAATGCCGGCGGGGGCAGAGTTGTCGTGCCGACAGGTGAATTTTTGACTGGCGCAATTCATCTCAAAAGCAATATTAATCTGCATTTGTCCGAAGGTTCGGTTATTAAATTTTCCGATGACCCGAATATGTATCTTCCGGCAGTTTTCACCCGTTGGGAGGGTCTGGAGTGTATGAATTATTCTCCGCTGATTTACGCGTATAAGCAGAAGAATATCGCAATAACCGGCAAAGGCACTCTCGACGGCAACGGCGAAACATTCACATTCAAACAGACCGTAAAAATGCTGCTCGAAGCTGCCGGCCCGATGCTTTTGATTTTCATCGCGATTGGTGGAATTTTACTCGGCTGGTTTACTCCGACAGAAGCGTCGGCTGTCGCTGTGCTTTATTCGTTTATTCTTGCTGTTCCGATTTATCGTGAGGTCAAACTAAAAGAACTGCCGCAGATGCTTTTGCAGACCGGCGTAACGACATCGGTTGTTTTTCTGCTGATTGGTACGAGTATGGCGATGTCGTGGATTATGGCTTTGGAGAATCTGCCGCAGAATATCAGCGAGGCTTTGATTGGTAAAATAGTAAAATCTTGCAAAAATCAGGGTTTATAA